From the genome of Falco cherrug isolate bFalChe1 chromosome 15, bFalChe1.pri, whole genome shotgun sequence:
GCCTGCAACCTCGCCTGCTAACCTTTGCCATAACCCAAGAGGCCCAGCCTATACCACCTACCTTCCAGCCCTGCGCACTCCGGCTCCCCGATTTGCCTGGGGGCTCCTCACCATCCTGGGTTTGACACTTCAGTCTCTTGTGGGCCTGCCTGGCGTCCCCACCATGCTGCCGCTTGGACTTGCAGTGCACGCTGCCCTCTTGCTTGATTTGGCCTGCTCCTTTGAGTTTGACCTCACCAAAGGCCTGGGGAGCAGTCCCAGCTCGTAGACAAGTCCCAGAGGTAAATGACATGTCACACTCCACTCGCTCCTTCTTGACCCTGCACAGATCCACCTGACGCACGCACTGGAGGGGCTCTACTGCTGGTGGCTCCTGGGAGCCTTCGCAGCCTAGCTCCTTGCGCTGACTCTCTGTGGGCACCTCTGAAATCATTCgcaggctctgctgcccagctgcaggcagatcATGCGACAAATATGCTGCTAACACTTGGGTTTTAGGCTTTGCGTCCAACTGTTTGTGGCTACAGCTCCCCTGAGGAGCCTCAGTCTGTACATTACCCTCCTTACTGGAGTCAGCCTCTGGCCGATCACACTCTTGACTCTTCTGTGGAATGTCcagcttccccttcccccctttCACATCCACAGCACTGGTCTGAAGAGATGGACCAGCAACCAGTGGGACTGGATTGGCTGGCTCCTCATAGAGCTTGGGCAAGGCCCGGCAGCTCTTGCTCTTGGCTACAGCTTCCCGTTCCTCGGGTGGGAGCCTGGGCAGCCCCTCTGGCAGgctctgggcagctgtgctggacTCTGTGGGCTGCACGCTCGGGAATGTTGGGAGCTCACCTGCACCAGCTGGCTTACAGGAGCTGTTCTGGTTTgggggcagctgccctgctgtaGAGATGCCGATCGAAAGCAGGGGGGTTTGATGATAAGGAGACCAGCCAAGAGGCAGAAGCTGAGGATTGGAAGGTTTTCCATTCACAGGGCATCGTGGGTACACACTTCCCTGGCCAGGATTCCAGGTGGACATGTCCTTGGACTGACACAAAGGAGCTCCTGGAGCAACTCTACCATGAAGTCTCCTGGCAGGATCCTGCTGTCCTTCTGTGCTGACCTGGTTGGACTTCTTCCCACAGGGAACCCCAGCACTGCGAGGCTCTCCCTGGTCAATGATGGAAATAGGCTCCTGCTTGGGAAGGTGGCGCGGATCTCTGCTGAAGCTCATGCCAGGGTCCTTGCTGAGCAGCAGCGAGGCAGGCACCGGGTTGGCGACGCCGACATAGGTGCCTGGAATGGTGCTGATGAGCGTGGTGTTCTTCACCCAGGAACCCTGCTCGCCATTGCGCAGGAATTCAGGGAAGATGACTAAGGGAGGGGTGGTGCCAAGACACGAGGTGACGCTGCTGCCCGTAGTCTGGGCTGCACGCTGGGACCTGGACAGGACTGTGGTGAGGAGAGCTTTGCCACTGGTGTGCACGGGTGTGAGGATGGGCATAGGAGGTGTTTTGCATTGACTGGGTGGAGGCAGTTTCTGACGATTGGACTTGGAGGAGAGATCGAGAGGCATCTCGCTGCACTCTGGAGAGGAGACCATCTCACGCTCGAGCTGTGGAGGGGACTTCAGAGGAGAGAGTGAAGTGGCAGCCCCCGGTACTTGCGGCTCGGGAGCTGCCGGGGCTCTGGCGTGCGCACCAGTGCCAGAAGACGGAGCAGCACTCCCGCACGATGCTGCCAGCGCAGCCTGGCTGGATGAGAGGGAAGGGCCAGCGGTGCATGAGGGAGcgccctcagcagcagcctgggcactGCTTCCACCCGAGGGCGAGGGGCAGCTAAACTGATTCACCTCCACAGACACCACTTTGGCGTCTGAAGCCAAGGGTCTGGTGACAGAGAAGGGGTAGGGGTAGGAGCGCAACTCTGGGGAAGCGATAATGCCTGGCAGGCAACGCTCGTGTATGTAGGAAGGCAGGACAGGGAGGGTGAGGGTGGAGGAGACCCCCAAGGTGGCTGGCAGCGTAGCCACACTGAGTGGCTGCCCGCAGCTGGGTGGTGGGATGTACACCAGTGACTGGCTCGGGCTCAGAACTGCCCCAGCCTGAAAGGTCAGGGGTAGTTTTTGCATAGCAGGGGCCTGAGATGTGGGAAAGCACACTCTGTTCAAAGTAAAAGTagcaggagtggaggcagaGGTGTTGCAGCTGGAGACAACCACAGACAACGTCCCTTCTGCCAGCGTGCCTGGCCCCTGTGCTCCAGTGCTTGGGGTGgttttctccttcccagcagGCTCGCTCTCTGGAGCCACggagcaggctggaggagcatCAGCCTGCTTGTCACTGTGAGGCTCTGCAAGTGTCCAGGCAGCATCAGCACCACCGCTctcctgctcagcagctctggggactGGAGGCTCCTGCCCTCTGCCATCCCCCTGGCTCACCAGAGGGCCCAGGGCATCATCTTTCACAGTCTTTCCCACACGCtcagggtttgggttgggatCAGGTGGCTGCTCTTCCAGTTTGGGCCCCAGCTTTTCCTCCACCGTGTTGCCATCAGCATCCAGCccctgggcactgctgccaccactgctgACTGCTGTGAGCTCCACCTGCAACAAGAAGGGAGAAGAAGGTGTTCCTGAGAGCTGTGAAAGTGGCTCCTAGCACAACAGGCAGGACCTTCTCTCTATGCCCCGCTCAGGACACAGAGGCAGAAATGGCAAACAGTTCTTGCCAAACTAGAGCGCTGCTTTGCCTTACTGCACCTAAGTGCACCACCTTCAAGAAGGAGCCTGCGGGACCCATTAGGGTAGATGCTTTTGTTTAGCTTGTTCCACCAGGGAACGCCTTCTTGAACCCAGATGTGCACACGAGGAGCTCACCTCGGAAAGGCTGCTGCTGACGCAAAACTCTTGAGACCCcaagtgctgggagctgctcgTTTTAGACTCCTCATCAGAAAGGGGGGCTCTCCTAGTCGAGGAACAAGACACAGCATTACGAAAGCCCAAGACACCCTCCCAGGATCCTACCCCTCCCTGTCCCCGCATGGGACAGCAGATCAGCTGGCAGCCTGAAGCAGCATGCCTGCTCCAGGTAGCTAGCTCCTCATCAACACAGGTTATGTGGCCACTGCAGGCTGAGGGGATGAGGAACACTGCTGTCCACTGTGGCCTCCCTCTCCCAGAGCTCTGCCCGCTGGATAGCACCTCCTCACACAGAAATGCTTACCCTACACCACCTACGGGCCTGACAAGACCTTCTCTgtggcacagcagctctgtgcaccCTCCTTACCCATGGCCATTTTGGCACACACACCCTGGTGTCACCAtgggccagcccagccctccctggcTGCGCTGCATCACAGTCCGGCTCCACACATCCACTCCCAACCCCTCCGCTTCCTGTTCTGCCCCACCACACGTTTCCAGTCCCATCCTCCCCcgagccccagcctgcccctcTCTTCTTCCACAGGCACCTCCGCACTCCCCATTCCTCTGTCTCCCAGCCACGCTCACTCCCTGCCCTGGgactccccagcccagccctgctgctccccgcCAGCCACAGGTGGACATCTCCCCCCAGCGCCAAAGCTATCTGGGCTCAAGCCGTCCgtaacagaagcagcaggtgcGGGCAGCCGCCTCGGTGTGCAGTGCCCTGCTGGCCTGCGCGTCTGACCCTTTCTCTTTGGAAGACAGTTTCTGAGCGGAAAGCCTGAATTTGGGGTACGGACTGTGAGCTCTGTGGAAATGGAGCACACCGAGGAGACAGTTGTTCTTGGCATCTGCGAGAACCCTGCACAGGAGACAGCGCTTGTGTCTTCAAtgccctggcctgggacactCCTGCCCCAGCAGTATTTACCCCACAGGGATTCTCTGCTCTCAAAGGAACCAACCTCCagctcagcttctgctgctgacaTGATTTTTCTGGATTTGCTCCCCTAACCCCCAGGCTTTCACCACAAAGTAATGGACACAAGCTACAGGAGCCAGCTTTCTCCTCAGGCTcccgcagccccagcacaggcacccCGCTCCGGGCTGCCTCACAACCCCCGTGACAGCCTGGTCCCTTCGAGGGGCTCCTGCCCCCTCGGCAGCAGTTTGGCAGggcccctccagcccagcccggccacAGCAGGCCGGAGAGGCCTGTCACTAGCGAGGGGAGatggggggccgggccgggctgtggcgCGGGGGCCGGGCTGGCAGGGGCCAGGCCGCCTCAGCACAGCCGGCGGGGCTCGGGCTGCCGCACAAGGGGGCCCGGACGTGGCCAGGCCCCGGGGCCCAGCCCCGCGCTGGGGCAGACCCGGCCCCGCCGGACCGGGAGGGACCTTtgcggggcggggagcgggggtcCCGGAGCCAGCCCGCCGGCGCAG
Proteins encoded in this window:
- the LOC106631690 gene encoding BCL-6 corepressor-like protein 1 isoform X1, which gives rise to MPRQSGPVSPSKSRLVTSSCHDLYSTSLQWGAQLEQHRPDSHVWPQRGEVRRAPLSDEESKTSSSQHLGSQEFCVSSSLSEVELTAVSSGGSSAQGLDADGNTVEEKLGPKLEEQPPDPNPNPERVGKTVKDDALGPLVSQGDGRGQEPPVPRAAEQESGGADAAWTLAEPHSDKQADAPPACSVAPESEPAGKEKTTPSTGAQGPGTLAEGTLSVVVSSCNTSASTPATFTLNRVCFPTSQAPAMQKLPLTFQAGAVLSPSQSLVYIPPPSCGQPLSVATLPATLGVSSTLTLPVLPSYIHERCLPGIIASPELRSYPYPFSVTRPLASDAKVVSVEVNQFSCPSPSGGSSAQAAAEGAPSCTAGPSLSSSQAALAASCGSAAPSSGTGAHARAPAAPEPQVPGAATSLSPLKSPPQLEREMVSSPECSEMPLDLSSKSNRQKLPPPSQCKTPPMPILTPVHTSGKALLTTVLSRSQRAAQTTGSSVTSCLGTTPPLVIFPEFLRNGEQGSWVKNTTLISTIPGTYVGVANPVPASLLLSKDPGMSFSRDPRHLPKQEPISIIDQGEPRSAGVPCGKKSNQVSTEGQQDPARRLHGRVAPGAPLCQSKDMSTWNPGQGSVYPRCPVNGKPSNPQLLPLGWSPYHQTPLLSIGISTAGQLPPNQNSSCKPAGAGELPTFPSVQPTESSTAAQSLPEGLPRLPPEEREAVAKSKSCRALPKLYEEPANPVPLVAGPSLQTSAVDVKGGKGKLDIPQKSQECDRPEADSSKEGNVQTEAPQGSCSHKQLDAKPKTQVLAAYLSHDLPAAGQQSLRMISEVPTESQRKELGCEGSQEPPAVEPLQCVRQVDLCRVKKERVECDMSFTSGTCLRAGTAPQAFGEVKLKGAGQIKQEGSVHCKSKRQHGGDARQAHKRLKCQTQDGEEPPGKSGSRSAQGWKWRKHHDDLHDLGKREGRSGLGSRQDHSSLRVKRKRRRPAKTEFPSPAHRGDSHEEGYLEKKPKNNFRDFIPVVLSSRTRSQSGSIAGSSAGVTGECDVSGQEILPLLEEDQEEEEEEGEEETSLKRRRLRKSHRTSHCHSRRARDRSLSERSSCYTRRNRELPWRVESPRQLWEPNEEEDDDSHIKRKKRRRQKSRKYQTGEYLTEREEERVGYPHRRRKSKADFRYRKQKESAKGKGTELRLRSRLSPPPRKSQGRPDFRNGFFLEPSNSSPVQEELEKPSGKRKCKTKHLAGICDEGKGKGCWNQPKMRSLKKPQDLWTLCKSRRVSGSSPELPMAQNIPPGARRLIVNKNAGETLLQRAARLGYKDVVLYCLQKKSSDVNHRDNAGYTALHEACARGWIDILHILLEHGANVNCSAQDGTRPVHDAVANDNLETMWLLLSYGADPTLATYSGQTAVKLATSEVMKRFLCDYLLDLQGRTDGDPRTAWDFYSSSVLEGKDSIGCDLLLNPPGSSDQEEEEQEADNFMFEFSDKPLLPSYNLQVSVSRGPCNWFLFSDVLKRLKLSSRIFQARFPHFEIATLPKAEFQRQVSLSQVLAQEEVQESPELAQGAAETVELVH
- the LOC106631690 gene encoding BCL-6 corepressor-like protein 1 isoform X2, which translates into the protein MISTAPLYSGVHNWSSTDRIRMCGLNEERRAPLSDEESKTSSSQHLGSQEFCVSSSLSEVELTAVSSGGSSAQGLDADGNTVEEKLGPKLEEQPPDPNPNPERVGKTVKDDALGPLVSQGDGRGQEPPVPRAAEQESGGADAAWTLAEPHSDKQADAPPACSVAPESEPAGKEKTTPSTGAQGPGTLAEGTLSVVVSSCNTSASTPATFTLNRVCFPTSQAPAMQKLPLTFQAGAVLSPSQSLVYIPPPSCGQPLSVATLPATLGVSSTLTLPVLPSYIHERCLPGIIASPELRSYPYPFSVTRPLASDAKVVSVEVNQFSCPSPSGGSSAQAAAEGAPSCTAGPSLSSSQAALAASCGSAAPSSGTGAHARAPAAPEPQVPGAATSLSPLKSPPQLEREMVSSPECSEMPLDLSSKSNRQKLPPPSQCKTPPMPILTPVHTSGKALLTTVLSRSQRAAQTTGSSVTSCLGTTPPLVIFPEFLRNGEQGSWVKNTTLISTIPGTYVGVANPVPASLLLSKDPGMSFSRDPRHLPKQEPISIIDQGEPRSAGVPCGKKSNQVSTEGQQDPARRLHGRVAPGAPLCQSKDMSTWNPGQGSVYPRCPVNGKPSNPQLLPLGWSPYHQTPLLSIGISTAGQLPPNQNSSCKPAGAGELPTFPSVQPTESSTAAQSLPEGLPRLPPEEREAVAKSKSCRALPKLYEEPANPVPLVAGPSLQTSAVDVKGGKGKLDIPQKSQECDRPEADSSKEGNVQTEAPQGSCSHKQLDAKPKTQVLAAYLSHDLPAAGQQSLRMISEVPTESQRKELGCEGSQEPPAVEPLQCVRQVDLCRVKKERVECDMSFTSGTCLRAGTAPQAFGEVKLKGAGQIKQEGSVHCKSKRQHGGDARQAHKRLKCQTQDGEEPPGKSGSRSAQGWKWRKHHDDLHDLGKREGRSGLGSRQDHSSLRVKRKRRRPAKTEFPSPAHRGDSHEEGYLEKKPKNNFRDFIPVVLSSRTRSQSGSIAGSSAGVTGECDVSGQEILPLLEEDQEEEEEEGEEETSLKRRRLRKSHRTSHCHSRRARDRSLSERSSCYTRRNRELPWRVESPRQLWEPNEEEDDDSHIKRKKRRRQKSRKYQTGEYLTEREEERVGYPHRRRKSKADFRYRKQKESAKGKGTELRLRSRLSPPPRKSQGRPDFRNGFFLEPSNSSPVQEELEKPSGKRKCKTKHLAGICDEGKGKGCWNQPKMRSLKKPQDLWTLCKSRRVSGSSPELPMAQNIPPGARRLIVNKNAGETLLQRAARLGYKDVVLYCLQKKSSDVNHRDNAGYTALHEACARGWIDILHILLEHGANVNCSAQDGTRPVHDAVANDNLETMWLLLSYGADPTLATYSGQTAVKLATSEVMKRFLCDYLLDLQGRTDGDPRTAWDFYSSSVLEGKDSIGCDLLLNPPGSSDQEEEEQEADNFMFEFSDKPLLPSYNLQVSVSRGPCNWFLFSDVLKRLKLSSRIFQARFPHFEIATLPKAEFQRQVSLSQVLAQEEVQESPELAQGAAETVELVH